In Micromonospora sp. WMMD980, the following are encoded in one genomic region:
- a CDS encoding multifunctional oxoglutarate decarboxylase/oxoglutarate dehydrogenase thiamine pyrophosphate-binding subunit/dihydrolipoyllysine-residue succinyltransferase subunit, protein MSTQQTSQENPLAGFGPNEWIVEEMYQRYLADPSSVDSAWHDFFADYRPAPGAATPRPEKPAAPAAQPEPAEQQEAVATVTEKPAPAKTAPAKPAAKPAAKPAAKAAEPAPAKKTTPAKPAAKAPAASGAGTTPLRGVAAKIVQNMDASLAVPTATSVRAVPAKLVVDNRIVINNHLARGRGGKVSFTHLIGYAMVRALIEHPEMNNSFAEVDGKPAMLRPEHVNLGIAIDLAKPDGSRNLVVPSIKACEQMDFRQFWQAYEDVVRRARRNELTMEDYSGTTISLTNPGGIGTVHSIPRLMQGQSAIIGVGAMEYPAPYQGMSEATLAENAVSKVITLTSTYDHRIIQGAQSGEFLKVMHELMLGERGFYDEIFTSLRIPYEPVRWMRDVAVDSEGQINKTARVHELIHAYRVRGHLMADTDPLEFEIRKHPDLDVLQHGLTLWDLDRVFPVNGFAGQQRMKLRSILGVLRDSYCRRVGIEYMHIQDPEERRWIQERVERKYEKPGSDEQKHVLNRLNAAEAFETFLQTKYVGQKRFSLEGGESLIPLLGEVLESSAEAGLDEVVIGMAHRGRLNVLANIVGKPYEKIFSEFEGHLDPRSTQGSGDVKYHLGQNGKFTTPDGEHAVKVSVVANPSHLEAVDPVLEGIVRAKQDRIDLKLEGYTVLPLAVHGDAAFAGQGVVAETLNLSQLRGYRTGGTVHVVVNNQVGFTTAPEYSRSSLYSTDVARMIQAPIFHVNGDDPEAVVRVARLAFEYRQAFNKDVVIDLVCYRRRGHNEGDDPSMSNPQMYKIIDSKRSVRKLYTEELIGRGDITVEDAEELLRDYQAQLERVFKATRDAATTPRQLGRPKREEEPEPQVDTATDASVVKAIGEAHVNLPEGFTPHKRIQQLLERRRKMSVEGNIDWGFGEIIAFGALLHDGVTVRLAGQDSRRGTFVQRHASVVDARTGDDYLPLKTFTADGERSRFFVHDSLLSEYAAMGFEYGYSVENVNALVAWEAQFGDFVNGAQSVIDEFISSGEVKWGQRSAVTLLLPHGHEGQGPDHTSGRPERFLQQCAEDNMRVAIPTTPANYFHLLRRQALSPKRKPLVVFTPKSLLRHKLCVSSVEDFTTGTFQPVLADTGAPAPEQVKRVLLCSGKVYYDLFQARQERGVTDTVILRMEQLYPLPVDEVRAALAQYPNAEDFAWVQEEPANQGAWSFVALNLLEHLPEVRLRRISRPAAAAPAVGSAKMHEVEQNALIEAALPRP, encoded by the coding sequence GTGTCGACCCAGCAGACATCGCAGGAGAACCCACTGGCGGGTTTCGGCCCGAACGAGTGGATCGTCGAGGAGATGTACCAGCGCTACCTCGCCGACCCGTCGAGCGTCGACTCGGCATGGCACGACTTCTTCGCCGACTACCGGCCGGCGCCCGGCGCCGCCACCCCGCGTCCGGAGAAGCCGGCCGCGCCGGCCGCGCAGCCGGAGCCCGCCGAGCAGCAGGAGGCCGTGGCCACGGTCACCGAGAAGCCGGCCCCCGCCAAGACCGCGCCGGCCAAGCCGGCCGCGAAGCCCGCCGCCAAGCCGGCGGCGAAGGCGGCCGAGCCGGCCCCGGCGAAGAAGACCACCCCGGCCAAGCCGGCCGCCAAGGCGCCGGCCGCGAGCGGGGCGGGCACCACCCCGCTGCGCGGCGTGGCCGCAAAGATCGTCCAGAACATGGACGCCTCGCTCGCCGTGCCGACCGCCACCAGCGTGCGCGCGGTCCCGGCGAAGCTGGTGGTCGACAACCGCATCGTGATCAACAACCACCTGGCCCGGGGCCGCGGTGGCAAGGTCAGCTTCACCCACCTCATCGGCTACGCGATGGTCCGGGCGCTGATCGAGCACCCGGAGATGAACAACTCCTTCGCCGAGGTCGACGGCAAGCCGGCGATGCTCCGCCCCGAGCACGTCAACCTGGGCATCGCCATCGACCTGGCCAAGCCGGACGGCTCCCGCAACCTGGTCGTGCCGTCCATCAAGGCCTGCGAGCAGATGGACTTCCGGCAGTTCTGGCAGGCGTACGAGGACGTGGTCCGGCGCGCCCGCCGCAACGAGCTGACCATGGAGGACTACTCCGGCACCACCATCTCGCTGACCAACCCGGGCGGCATCGGCACGGTGCACTCGATCCCGCGCCTCATGCAGGGCCAGAGCGCCATCATCGGCGTCGGCGCGATGGAATACCCCGCGCCCTACCAGGGCATGAGCGAAGCCACCCTGGCCGAGAACGCGGTCAGCAAGGTGATCACGCTGACCAGCACGTACGACCACCGGATCATCCAGGGCGCGCAGTCCGGCGAGTTCCTCAAGGTCATGCACGAGCTGATGCTCGGTGAGCGCGGCTTCTACGACGAGATCTTCACCTCGCTGCGCATCCCGTACGAGCCGGTGCGCTGGATGCGCGACGTGGCCGTCGACAGCGAGGGCCAGATCAACAAGACCGCGCGGGTGCACGAGCTGATCCACGCGTACCGGGTGCGCGGTCACCTGATGGCCGACACCGACCCGCTCGAGTTCGAGATCCGCAAGCACCCCGACCTGGACGTGCTCCAGCACGGGCTGACGCTGTGGGACCTGGACCGGGTCTTCCCGGTCAACGGGTTCGCCGGCCAGCAGCGGATGAAGCTGCGCTCGATCCTCGGCGTGCTGCGTGACTCCTACTGCCGCCGGGTCGGCATCGAGTACATGCACATCCAGGACCCGGAGGAGCGGCGCTGGATCCAGGAGCGGGTCGAGCGGAAATACGAGAAGCCCGGCTCCGACGAGCAGAAGCACGTGCTCAACCGGCTCAACGCCGCCGAGGCGTTCGAGACGTTCCTGCAGACCAAGTACGTGGGCCAGAAGCGCTTCTCGCTGGAGGGCGGCGAGTCGCTGATCCCGCTGCTCGGCGAGGTGCTGGAGTCCTCCGCCGAGGCCGGGCTGGACGAGGTCGTCATCGGCATGGCCCACCGGGGCCGGCTCAACGTGCTGGCCAACATCGTCGGCAAGCCGTACGAGAAGATCTTCTCCGAGTTCGAGGGGCACCTCGACCCGCGGTCCACCCAGGGCTCCGGCGACGTGAAATACCACCTCGGCCAGAACGGCAAGTTCACCACGCCGGACGGCGAGCACGCGGTCAAGGTGTCGGTGGTGGCGAACCCGTCGCACCTGGAGGCCGTGGACCCGGTGCTGGAGGGCATCGTCCGGGCCAAGCAGGACCGGATCGACCTCAAGCTGGAGGGCTACACCGTGCTGCCGCTGGCGGTGCACGGTGACGCCGCCTTCGCCGGGCAGGGCGTGGTCGCCGAGACGCTCAACCTGTCCCAGCTGCGCGGCTACCGCACCGGCGGCACCGTGCACGTGGTGGTCAACAACCAGGTCGGCTTCACCACCGCCCCGGAATACAGCCGGTCCAGCCTCTACAGCACCGACGTGGCCCGGATGATCCAGGCCCCGATCTTCCACGTGAACGGCGACGACCCGGAGGCCGTGGTCCGGGTGGCGCGGCTCGCCTTCGAATACCGCCAGGCGTTCAACAAGGACGTCGTGATCGACCTGGTCTGCTACCGCCGGCGCGGGCACAACGAGGGCGACGACCCGTCGATGTCCAACCCGCAGATGTACAAGATCATTGACTCGAAGCGGTCGGTCCGCAAGCTCTACACCGAGGAGCTGATCGGGCGCGGTGACATCACCGTGGAGGACGCCGAGGAGCTGCTGCGCGACTACCAGGCCCAGCTCGAACGCGTCTTCAAGGCCACCCGCGACGCGGCCACCACGCCGCGCCAGCTCGGCCGCCCGAAGCGGGAGGAGGAGCCGGAGCCGCAGGTCGACACCGCCACCGACGCCTCGGTGGTGAAGGCGATCGGCGAGGCGCACGTCAACCTGCCCGAGGGCTTCACCCCGCACAAGCGCATCCAGCAGCTGCTGGAGCGCCGCCGGAAGATGTCCGTCGAGGGCAACATCGACTGGGGCTTCGGCGAGATCATCGCGTTCGGCGCGCTGCTGCACGACGGGGTCACCGTCCGGCTCGCCGGGCAGGACTCGCGCCGCGGCACGTTCGTCCAGCGGCACGCCTCGGTCGTCGACGCCCGCACCGGCGACGACTACCTGCCGCTGAAGACGTTCACCGCCGACGGCGAGCGGTCCCGCTTCTTCGTCCACGACTCGCTGCTCTCCGAGTACGCCGCCATGGGCTTCGAGTACGGCTACTCGGTGGAGAACGTCAACGCGCTGGTGGCCTGGGAGGCCCAGTTCGGTGACTTCGTCAACGGCGCCCAGTCGGTGATCGACGAGTTCATCTCCTCCGGCGAGGTGAAGTGGGGCCAGCGCTCGGCGGTCACCCTGCTGCTGCCGCACGGCCACGAGGGCCAGGGGCCGGACCACACCTCCGGACGCCCGGAGCGGTTCCTCCAGCAGTGCGCCGAGGACAACATGCGGGTGGCCATCCCGACCACCCCGGCGAACTACTTCCACCTGTTGCGCCGTCAGGCGTTGTCGCCCAAGCGCAAGCCGCTGGTGGTGTTCACGCCGAAGTCGCTGCTGCGGCACAAGCTCTGCGTGTCGTCGGTGGAGGACTTCACCACGGGCACCTTCCAGCCCGTGCTGGCCGACACCGGCGCCCCGGCGCCGGAGCAGGTGAAGCGGGTGCTGCTCTGCTCGGGCAAGGTCTACTACGACCTGTTCCAGGCCCGGCAGGAGCGGGGTGTCACCGACACCGTGATCCTCCGGATGGAGCA
- a CDS encoding ABC transporter permease subunit — MTLVRSELLKIRTTSTWWIFGLISLPLWALALGFNWLQTDALASGNVGDVPADQADQIQAVSSADSIAANLYTNGQFFGLLIVMLLGIVVVTSEFFHQTVTTTFLTAPHRTAVMLAKLVAAGVLALLFWIVTTVLNLIFAPLILNATDVGTQLDSGAVWRAVALNGLAYLLWSVLGVGLGVLIRSQIGATVTGILLYLGGTIGAAIAIGLLAQRFGDWINELQLLVPSLASSLMVSGAEIPGNPPRWAGAAVLIGYAVVTGVIGVLTIRRRDIS, encoded by the coding sequence ATGACGCTGGTCCGATCCGAACTGCTCAAGATCCGCACCACCAGCACCTGGTGGATCTTCGGCCTGATCAGCCTGCCGCTGTGGGCGCTCGCGCTGGGCTTCAACTGGTTGCAGACCGACGCGCTGGCCAGCGGCAACGTGGGCGACGTGCCGGCCGACCAGGCCGACCAGATCCAGGCGGTGTCGAGCGCCGACAGCATCGCCGCCAACCTCTACACCAACGGCCAGTTCTTCGGCCTGCTCATCGTGATGCTGCTCGGCATCGTGGTGGTGACCAGTGAGTTCTTCCACCAGACGGTGACCACCACGTTCCTCACCGCGCCGCACCGCACGGCGGTGATGCTGGCCAAGCTCGTCGCCGCCGGCGTGCTCGCGCTGCTCTTCTGGATCGTCACCACGGTGCTCAACCTGATCTTCGCGCCGCTGATCCTGAACGCCACGGATGTCGGCACCCAGCTCGACAGCGGGGCGGTGTGGCGCGCGGTGGCCCTGAACGGGCTGGCGTACCTGCTCTGGTCGGTGCTCGGCGTCGGGCTCGGCGTGCTGATCCGCAGCCAGATCGGCGCGACCGTGACCGGCATCCTGCTCTACCTGGGCGGCACCATCGGCGCGGCCATCGCCATCGGGCTGCTGGCGCAGCGGTTCGGTGACTGGATCAACGAGCTGCAACTGCTGGTGCCGTCGCTGGCCTCCTCGCTGATGGTCAGCGGCGCCGAGATCCCCGGCAACCCGCCGCGCTGGGCGGGGGCCGCGGTGCTGATCGGGTACGCGGTGGTGACCGGCGTGATCGGCGTGCTGACCATCCGACGGCGCGACATCTCCTGA
- a CDS encoding ABC transporter ATP-binding protein, with protein MSDGQPRPNAATGQIIVSGLTKQYKNVRAVDNLSFTVEPGRVTGFLGPNGAGKTTTLRMLLNLVTPTAGTATIGGHRYADLTDPLRTVGAVLEASSAHKGRTGINHLRVICAAAGLPRERADEALALVGLSPAAKRKFKGYSLGMKQRLGIAAAMLGNPQVLILDEPANGLDPEGIRWMRGFLKGLAAEGRTVLVSSHLLSEMQLLADDVVIIAAGKLVRQGPVEQVMGSMTHGARIRVRTPQADELAAALREQSATVDADPNGALLVSGVDAPTVGRVALAAKVELHELTTERPDLEGVFLELTAGKAEIR; from the coding sequence ATGTCCGACGGGCAGCCACGCCCCAACGCCGCGACCGGCCAGATCATCGTGTCCGGCTTGACCAAGCAGTACAAGAACGTCCGCGCGGTCGACAACCTGTCGTTCACGGTCGAGCCGGGCCGGGTCACCGGCTTCCTCGGCCCGAACGGCGCCGGTAAGACGACCACGCTGCGCATGTTGCTCAACCTGGTCACGCCGACCGCCGGCACGGCCACCATCGGCGGCCACCGGTACGCCGACCTGACCGACCCGCTGCGCACGGTGGGCGCGGTGCTGGAGGCGTCCAGCGCGCACAAGGGCCGCACCGGGATCAACCACCTGCGGGTGATCTGCGCGGCGGCCGGGCTGCCGAGGGAGCGGGCGGACGAGGCGCTCGCCCTGGTCGGGCTCTCCCCGGCGGCGAAGCGCAAGTTCAAGGGCTACTCGCTGGGCATGAAGCAGCGCCTCGGGATCGCCGCCGCGATGCTCGGCAACCCGCAGGTGCTGATCCTGGACGAGCCGGCCAACGGCCTGGACCCGGAGGGCATCCGCTGGATGCGGGGCTTCCTCAAGGGGCTGGCCGCCGAGGGCCGGACGGTGCTGGTCTCCAGCCACCTGCTCTCCGAGATGCAGCTCCTCGCCGACGACGTGGTGATCATCGCGGCCGGCAAGCTGGTCCGGCAGGGGCCGGTCGAGCAGGTGATGGGCTCGATGACGCACGGCGCCCGGATCCGGGTGCGCACCCCGCAGGCGGACGAGCTGGCCGCGGCGCTGCGCGAGCAGTCCGCCACGGTCGACGCCGACCCGAACGGCGCGCTGCTGGTCAGTGGCGTGGACGCGCCGACCGTGGGCCGCGTCGCGCTGGCCGCGAAGGTCGAGCTGCACGAGCTGACCACCGAACGTCCCGACCTCGAAGGGGTCTTCCTGGAGCTGACGGCCGGAAAGGCGGAGATCCGATGA
- a CDS encoding GNAT family N-acyltransferase yields the protein MAVLHAAGAPITTSGYTLLIADDPNLVAAAQRLRHEVFAGELGATLPPGSAGLDTDEFDAHCDHLVVLREGTGEVVGTYRLLPPGRTDRRYADGEFDLGALAPLRDDLVEAGRSCVHPDHRTGAVINLMWAGICRYLHLRGSRWLGGCASVPVADGGVAAAEVWAQVTDRHLAPPPLRVTPRRPWFAEAPLAGAAPLTPAERRALVPPLLRGYLRLGAWVAGEPAYDPDFGCADFYVLFSLDRMNPRHLRHFLGEVAP from the coding sequence ATGGCTGTTCTGCACGCCGCTGGCGCACCCATCACGACCAGCGGTTACACCCTGCTGATCGCCGACGACCCGAACCTGGTCGCGGCCGCGCAACGCCTGCGCCACGAGGTGTTCGCCGGGGAACTCGGCGCCACCCTGCCGCCCGGGTCCGCCGGGCTCGACACCGACGAGTTCGACGCGCACTGCGACCACCTGGTGGTGCTCCGCGAGGGCACCGGCGAGGTGGTCGGCACCTACCGGCTGCTGCCGCCCGGCCGCACCGACCGGCGGTACGCCGACGGCGAGTTCGACCTGGGCGCGCTGGCCCCGCTCCGCGACGACCTGGTCGAGGCCGGCCGCTCCTGCGTGCACCCGGACCACCGCACCGGCGCCGTGATCAACCTGATGTGGGCCGGCATCTGCCGCTACCTGCACCTGCGCGGCTCGCGCTGGCTCGGCGGCTGCGCCTCGGTGCCGGTCGCCGACGGCGGGGTCGCGGCCGCCGAGGTGTGGGCGCAGGTCACCGACCGGCACCTCGCTCCGCCGCCACTGCGGGTGACCCCGCGCCGCCCCTGGTTCGCCGAGGCGCCGCTCGCCGGTGCCGCCCCGCTCACCCCGGCCGAACGCCGGGCGCTCGTCCCGCCGCTGCTCCGCGGCTACCTGCGGCTGGGCGCCTGGGTCGCGGGCGAGCCGGCGTACGACCCGGACTTCGGCTGCGCCGACTTCTACGTGCTGTTCTCGCTGGACCGGATGAACCCGCGCCACCTGCGGCACTTCCTCGGCGAGGTGGCACCGTGA
- a CDS encoding lysophospholipid acyltransferase family protein — MWRPASGCGPSCLPPPAAPDVSAPRRLGRLLGVLGMLLVGAGLAALLPVLPAADRQAALRGWARGTLRALGVRLVVRGRPPRRRALLVANHVSWLDVLAVLAVSPARMLAKREVRGWPVVGALAAAAGTVFVDRSRPRELPATVARVADALRGGHPVAVFPEGTTWCGAAGGCRPGCGFRPAMFEAAVAAGAPVVPLAVAYRYAGDPSTLPAFLGADTLWASVRRVLAARDLTVAVTVAAALHPADGADRRLLARAAEAAIHRAPPPRARAPRPARTPSRAATSPELLSSPEPLRSAALLPGSTAGSTAGAGAGPGFGTVREDRPTGTGLDLAA; from the coding sequence CTGTGGCGGCCCGCCTCCGGCTGCGGGCCGAGCTGCCTGCCACCACCGGCCGCGCCGGACGTGTCCGCCCCGCGCCGGCTCGGCCGGCTGCTCGGCGTACTCGGAATGCTCCTGGTCGGGGCCGGTCTGGCCGCGCTCCTGCCGGTGCTGCCGGCGGCCGACCGGCAGGCCGCGCTGCGCGGCTGGGCCCGGGGAACGCTGCGGGCCCTCGGCGTGCGGTTGGTGGTCCGGGGCCGGCCGCCGCGCCGCCGCGCGCTGCTGGTCGCCAACCACGTCTCCTGGCTGGACGTGCTGGCGGTGCTCGCGGTGTCGCCGGCCCGGATGCTGGCCAAGCGGGAGGTCCGGGGCTGGCCGGTGGTGGGCGCGCTGGCCGCCGCGGCCGGAACCGTCTTCGTGGACCGGTCCCGGCCGCGCGAGCTGCCGGCGACGGTCGCCCGGGTGGCCGACGCGCTGCGCGGCGGGCACCCGGTGGCGGTGTTCCCGGAGGGCACGACGTGGTGCGGCGCGGCGGGCGGTTGCCGCCCCGGTTGCGGCTTCCGCCCGGCGATGTTCGAGGCGGCGGTGGCGGCCGGCGCGCCGGTGGTGCCGCTGGCCGTCGCCTACCGTTACGCCGGTGACCCGAGCACGTTGCCCGCCTTCCTCGGTGCGGACACGCTCTGGGCGTCGGTCCGGCGGGTGCTGGCCGCCCGGGACCTGACCGTGGCGGTGACGGTGGCCGCCGCGTTGCATCCGGCCGACGGGGCGGACCGCCGGCTGCTGGCCCGCGCCGCCGAGGCCGCGATCCACCGGGCCCCGCCCCCACGGGCACGCGCGCCGCGTCCCGCGCGGACGCCCTCCCGCGCAGCGACCTCGCCCGAGCTGCTGTCCTCGCCCGAGCCGCTGCGCTCGGCCGCATTGCTGCCCGGGTCCACTGCCGGGTCCACTGCCGGGGCCGGTGCCGGTCCCGGGTTCGGGACGGTGCGGGAAGACCGGCCGACCGGAACCGGGCTCGATCTGGCTGCCTGA
- a CDS encoding DUF4097 family beta strand repeat-containing protein yields the protein MASWTVDGPQRITLDEPVTRLDVRLVSGRLNVVGTDGPARVDVTRVSRRPLVVELRDGRLSVGHERFPRRPGVLWWLGQLRRRFRAEVSVAVPAQALADLRLVDGALVASGLRRDTRVDVTSGQVTLMGLRGRTTAKVVSGPVEALGIGGDLDLETVSGELILADSAPDRVRAHAVSGSITCDLDNPRGSEIKLSAISGSITVRVREDSDLSVHLHTTSGRITSGFPQICGGQHGFGAVKDSHGVLGGGAGKLWASATSGSIALLARPVPDVADQEDLP from the coding sequence ATGGCCAGTTGGACTGTCGACGGCCCGCAGCGGATCACGCTCGACGAGCCGGTCACCCGGCTGGACGTCCGGCTGGTCAGCGGGCGGCTCAACGTGGTCGGCACGGACGGCCCGGCCCGGGTCGACGTCACCCGGGTCAGCCGGCGGCCGCTCGTGGTCGAGCTCCGCGACGGGCGGCTGAGCGTCGGTCACGAGCGCTTCCCTCGCCGGCCCGGCGTGCTCTGGTGGCTCGGTCAGCTCCGTCGCCGGTTCCGCGCCGAGGTGTCGGTGGCCGTGCCGGCCCAGGCGCTGGCCGACCTGCGCCTGGTCGACGGCGCGCTGGTCGCCTCCGGGCTGCGCCGCGACACCCGGGTCGACGTCACCTCCGGCCAGGTCACCCTGATGGGACTGCGCGGCCGCACCACCGCCAAGGTCGTCTCCGGCCCGGTGGAGGCGCTCGGCATCGGCGGCGACCTCGACCTGGAGACCGTCTCGGGCGAGCTGATCCTGGCCGACAGCGCGCCCGACCGGGTCCGCGCCCACGCCGTCTCCGGCTCGATCACCTGCGACCTGGACAACCCCCGGGGCAGCGAGATCAAGCTCAGCGCCATCTCCGGCAGCATCACCGTCCGGGTCCGCGAGGACAGCGATCTCAGCGTGCACCTGCACACCACCTCCGGCCGGATCACCAGCGGCTTCCCGCAGATCTGCGGCGGCCAGCACGGTTTCGGCGCGGTCAAGGACAGCCACGGGGTGCTCGGCGGGGGCGCGGGTAAGCTCTGGGCGTCCGCGACGTCCGGCAGCATCGCGCTGCTGGCCCGCCCGGTCCCGGACGTCGCCGACCAGGAGGACCTGCCGTGA